One segment of Syntrophorhabdaceae bacterium DNA contains the following:
- the istA gene encoding IS21 family transposase, which produces MAFRRLSMRKVKEVLRLCWANGLSARQAAHSCGVGRATVKEYLDRAGRAGLAWPLPDDLDDARLEHLLFPSSIPLAEERRDMPPFEYLYNELKRRHVTLKLLWEEYRAHTPDGYQYSQFCVRYRAWLKTLDIALRQTYKAGEKLFVDFAGDTIPIHDPQTGGVTLAYLFVAALGASNYTYAEAVLAEDLPSWIHLHVHTFEFMGCVPAILVPDNPKVGVTHPCRYEPDLNPTYHDLAAHYGTVVIPARVKKPKDKAKVESAVLIAERWIIAALRNHTFFSIGELNQAIREKLEEFNTRPLQKLKVSRKQLFETVDRPAMKPLPEQRYEYAVWEKPKANIDYHVELDHHYYSVPYQLRGQRMDARMTATTVEIFFKGNRVASHRRSHVRGHHSTITAHMPDSHKRYLEWTPSRIIRWAAKTGPAVEALVKEIMERKAHPEQGFRSSLGIIRLGRRYGQERLEAACARALVMKAFSYRSVQSILRHNLDGKELPVMMSAPTIDHENIRGNTYYKESTYAERTDL; this is translated from the coding sequence ATGGCATTCAGGAGGTTATCTATGCGCAAGGTGAAAGAAGTTCTCAGGCTCTGCTGGGCGAATGGCTTATCGGCCCGGCAGGCAGCGCACAGCTGCGGGGTCGGGCGAGCCACGGTCAAAGAGTACCTTGACCGTGCAGGGCGGGCAGGTCTTGCCTGGCCTCTTCCCGACGATCTGGATGACGCTCGTCTGGAGCATCTCCTTTTTCCCTCCAGCATCCCGCTCGCGGAAGAGCGGCGGGACATGCCGCCCTTCGAGTACCTCTATAACGAGCTCAAGAGAAGGCATGTCACGCTGAAGCTCTTATGGGAAGAGTACCGGGCACATACACCCGACGGCTATCAGTACAGCCAGTTTTGCGTGCGCTACCGCGCGTGGTTAAAGACGCTTGATATTGCGTTGCGGCAGACCTACAAAGCGGGGGAGAAGCTGTTTGTCGATTTTGCCGGCGACACGATCCCGATCCACGATCCTCAGACGGGAGGCGTCACGCTCGCCTATCTCTTTGTGGCGGCACTGGGGGCGAGCAACTATACCTATGCGGAAGCGGTGCTCGCGGAGGATCTCCCGTCCTGGATTCATCTCCATGTCCATACGTTTGAGTTCATGGGATGTGTTCCGGCGATCCTGGTGCCTGACAATCCAAAAGTCGGTGTGACCCATCCCTGCCGGTATGAACCCGATCTCAATCCGACGTACCATGACCTGGCGGCACATTACGGTACGGTGGTAATCCCGGCCAGAGTGAAGAAGCCGAAAGACAAAGCCAAGGTCGAATCGGCGGTGCTCATTGCAGAGCGGTGGATCATCGCTGCACTGCGTAACCATACGTTCTTCAGCATAGGTGAGCTCAATCAAGCCATCCGTGAGAAACTGGAAGAGTTCAACACCCGACCCTTGCAGAAACTGAAGGTATCGAGGAAACAGCTGTTTGAGACCGTCGATCGGCCGGCAATGAAGCCCTTGCCGGAACAACGCTACGAGTACGCCGTGTGGGAAAAACCGAAAGCGAACATCGACTACCATGTGGAGCTGGATCACCACTACTACAGCGTCCCGTATCAGCTGCGAGGCCAACGCATGGATGCCCGTATGACCGCAACAACGGTGGAGATCTTCTTCAAGGGTAACCGGGTGGCATCACACAGGAGAAGCCACGTGCGCGGGCACCACAGCACGATAACGGCCCATATGCCGGACTCACATAAGCGCTATCTGGAATGGACACCCTCCCGTATCATCCGCTGGGCGGCAAAGACAGGCCCTGCAGTGGAGGCGCTGGTCAAAGAGATCATGGAGCGGAAGGCGCATCCGGAGCAGGGCTTCCGGTCATCACTCGGCATCATCCGGCTGGGAAGACGCTACGGGCAAGAACGATTGGAGGCGGCCTGCGCTCGCGCTCTTGTTATGAAAGCCTTCTCCTACCGGAGTGTTCAGTCTATCCTGCGTCATAACCTGGACGGGAAGGAGCTTCCCGTCATGATGAGTGCACCTACGATCGATCATGAGAACATCCGTGGTAATACCTACTACAAGGAGAGCACCTATGCTGAACGAACAGACCTCTGA
- the istB gene encoding IS21-like element helper ATPase IstB — translation MLNEQTSEKLYALKLFGMADALKEQMDRSDMHDLSFEERFGLLVDAQYTYHENRRMKRLLVNARLKLAACIEDIDYRTPRGIDKSVILSLATCAWVRKHQNVLVIGPTGAGKTFIACALAHTSCREGLSAFYVRMPTLCYTLAMARADGSYARMLTRLARTALLVLDDFALAPLTDAERRDLLEVIEDRHGTGATIIASQLPVEHWHEMIGDPTIADALLDRLVHNAHRITLKGESMRKKKRSIDTKEKKDVT, via the coding sequence ATGCTGAACGAACAGACCTCTGAAAAACTCTATGCGCTGAAACTCTTTGGAATGGCTGATGCCCTGAAGGAGCAGATGGACCGCAGCGATATGCATGACCTCTCCTTTGAAGAGCGCTTTGGGCTTTTAGTGGATGCGCAATATACCTATCATGAGAACCGAAGGATGAAACGGCTTTTAGTCAATGCCCGCCTCAAGCTTGCCGCCTGCATCGAGGACATCGATTACAGAACACCCAGGGGTATCGATAAATCCGTGATCCTCAGCCTTGCGACCTGTGCGTGGGTACGCAAGCATCAGAACGTGCTTGTCATCGGACCAACCGGAGCGGGCAAGACGTTTATCGCGTGTGCGCTGGCGCATACGAGCTGCAGGGAAGGCTTAAGCGCCTTCTATGTCAGGATGCCTACGCTCTGTTACACCCTGGCTATGGCACGCGCTGACGGCAGTTATGCACGGATGTTGACGCGACTGGCGAGAACGGCACTGCTCGTTCTTGATGACTTCGCCCTGGCGCCGCTCACCGATGCAGAACGGCGAGATCTCCTAGAAGTGATTGAAGATCGTCACGGCACGGGAGCGACTATTATCGCCAGTCAGTTACCCGTGGAGCACTGGCATGAGATGATCGGCGATCCAACGATTGCCGACGCGCTTCTTGACCGGCTCGTGCACAATGCGCATCGCATAACCTTGAAAGGAGAGTCCATGAGGAAAAAGAAACGCAGCATTGACACGAAGGAGAAAAAGGATGTAACGTAG